A region of the Dysidea avara chromosome 9, odDysAvar1.4, whole genome shotgun sequence genome:
TTCTTGTGGTTCACCATCCTTATTACTTGCATCTAGAGTATCCAAGAACTCCTTCACATTAACATAGTTTTCTTGTGGTATTTCATCTCTGGTTAGTTTAGACACCAATAATTTTCCATCACACCCCGGGTCAAGCATCTCTAGTACCTTTAAAAGAGAGGTTGTTTGCAAAATAATTTCACAAGTAAGtattacacacactacacatacatacacacatacacaccactCATGTCAGGGTTGAGAGTGGTTCAGTAATCTAAGTTAACTGGGCCTTCCCTATTCATAAAAATCCAAGTCTGGCCCAAATTCTGGATTTGATTACATGTGTTGTTAATGTCACCTTGCTTGATAGTGACAATGGAGGCATCTCCCAAGATTCAAAATGGATTGTTGCTGGTAAGTTTATTACAAAGAAGAGTAAAGGTGGTCGAGCACAGGGGGCAGTTTTGCAATGAATTATACGACTGGTACATTTGAGCACTGACTTTTCTTTTGGCGCTTAAATAATGCACACCTCAAAAGTATGTAGCAGATATGCAGTAAATATTTTCATAATGCAATTCTTAATACTTTCTAGTGCTCCTTAAAACAGCACAAAAATGCAAGTTGTCCACAGCCACATTTGTGTACAAGAGTACCTACAAAAAATGCTTGCAAACCTTTTGCtcttgcaaaaaaaaaacaaacatagAACCAATCAATGGTGTACAAAATGTAGTTATATTATAGTCTGTtcatgttcacctgagccctagtttcttgttaataattctTGTTACATGGACCCAGCTGCTCAaacatcattttagtagcactATGAAGCCCTTCAAATATCAGAATTGTTTATCAAAAAAGttctttgatacaggcaagaatGAGGCTTTACAAATActccatacatttagtatggactattcaggcatgcaaacatgtttacaacatgaaaacatgcttgttccagtacaaaaccattggaagtgaacacatgttcacctctttgataatactattatttggcaggggctcaggtgaactaGCACATGCTGCTACTGACCACACACAAACTCACTTGATGTAAGATGGAATAATTATACTTTGAAATCTAAAACAAACAAAGAAAATACATAAATTCATTCCACACAAATCCACCATACCACTTTAGCTAGGTCCTCAGCATACACATATCCATCTTCACGTACAATTTCTACAAACACtgaaacaatttgtttctctggttgtagctgaaattGAGCCAGTGGTAGAAAATCAGGTACCTCACTCATGTCCTCAGGACACTTGTTTCTGATAAAACTGTAATGTATCCATGTGATATGGCACAGCTAGTAATGGAAAAGTTAAATGTACTCACTCAAACCAACTCCACCAGATATTCACTCCCAAGTTACGGCCATGTGATGACACCTACAAGGTGAGCAGTTAATAGTGATACCACTGCTGCAaaggatttgctgatatatgcaCCCAAAGCCCAAGCttgggctgcgggtgtataatatcagcaaataccaagcagtcctggtataagtgatatatatcacttggggcacactcacctaataggtgaaagaactaacgagaactcaccCCGTTTGCTTTATACAGTAGCGtctgaagatcgatcgtggttttaataacGTTGACTAATAGCCACCAGAACGTTATCCATACATTAAAACgccattacaggtttttgcaattgaattcgtcgcctttgcaattgaattcgtcgcctttgcaattgaattcgtcccgtttgcaattgaattcgtcggtattgcaattgaattcgtcgcctttgcaattgaattcgtcccgtttgcaattgaattcgtcggtattgcaattgaattcgtcggtattgcaattgaattcgtcccgtttgcaattgaattcgtcggttttgcaattgaattcgtcgcttttgcagttgaattagtcggttttgcaatagaattcgtcgagtttgcattacaattcgtcataaacaaaacggctccaagaaaccaacccgttcattaagagatgaactatttatgccttggagagttacacttgagacactagaaggtaattgaagctggtagtacgcgaagttgatagctgtctgacaagttaattagcttgctcgcgagtgaccacacccatcgcgaatggcgtactagagtttggaatgttgttggagaggctgtagaggaagaattattgccttataaagagttgtttactactgttgtacttgaacaagttcttgtagcagctgctacatcatgttttcatgtttgctccagctgccattcttgttatggacgaatttaactgcaaaagcgacgaattcaattgcaaaagcgacgaattcaattgcaaacgggacgaattcaattgcaaaaccgacgaattcaactgcaaacgggacgaattcaattgcaaacgggacgaattcaattgcaaacgggacgaattcaattgcaaaagcgacgaactcaattgcaaacgggacgaattcaattgcaaagtcgccgaattcaattgcaaaaacctgtaatatgttactatgcttcaatGCGTAACATTAGAAAACTTGTTGTATTAAGtcaagtacttaggactgtaagttactaaaatatttcaacgtagcagtagtagttttgCCATTCTGTGGTcgttcaaaggctgatatgcggtgggtagaaatatgcatccacaatcacccaaacaattattttgtgccttcattatcctttactaacaaccaactagtctatcttagcaaatgtactcagcttagcaaccacATACTACAAAAAcaagtcccacaatacaaagctctatgtcgctcaatataaggAGTCAAAGCACatggtttctttgaactggctggctatcaagtcattggcaaaccactttcccatgatattgcccgggcaatatgccaGTTAAACCCTGAGAGGGGCCTTTGAACACCCACACTAAAGTGAGTATGCCCAGCAATTTGATTACTTATCttgcaacataattatgatgaatgctctattacagtttGTGCCTGACAAATTTATTGTATATTTTCAATGAGGACATTACTGATATTGCAACATGTATCTGTGCATCCACAAATGGCACTCACAATGCAGGATAAAGGTATTTACATAAATCCAAAATGCATGCACTATATTTCCTGCTATATACAAAATCATATCTCAAGCCCTAAACAGTTgttgtacagtggaatctcacttatcaaaccccttgggaccacaggtggtccataagtctgaaaaattCATATCTTTAAaactgtataaataaccttaaaatttcagtattataaatcaccctaatagaacagttactgctctaatagagcagtcatttccgtagttcagtTAATCGAGAATcaggataagtggggtccatataactgaggttccaccaTAGTTAGTTTATCAAGTTTGTAAAAATTCTTTAACAATCATAAAAGCTTATTGGAAGTGAAGGCATGTCTGGGCTTGATTGCACCAACTCAGCCACTACACTTATAATTAGGTGTAGGTATGGACTGGTTCCTAATTATTGGAAATACAAACCTCCTTTCATATAATGGTAGTACTTAAGTATACTAGTACTCTTACATGATGTATCCAATTACAAGGAAGATACAGGCAGTCTCCTGGTTCCACCCTCACATAGTACCACGGTACCTTCATCATTCCTGGATGTGATGTCATGTTGACCCTAGCAACAATGATTGTTGCATAATGTTACCATGACAATGAGCACATACTTTTCCACATCAATGCAGTAGTAACCTAACTCAGCATGTTCTGGTCCAATAACATCAGAGAACTCTGGAGGGATTAGTACAAACTCTTTTATACCACTAGCAAGACAGTGGAGGTTCTCGTATGAGTCAGTGTGAAGAACTGACTTGGTCCCACCATTACTGAACCTGAAAAACACAGCAACATGCTTTATGTTAATGTAGATTATGGTCACTAAAATTACAAGCAGCCTAAGCTCCAAGATGttgttatatatatacatgtatcgaCTCAACATGTATGAAGTATGTTGTGCATCCAAGGAAACCCAGAAGTGTTTATTATGCAGacagtgaaaaaaatgtgaATCCAGAGAGAAGAGGAACATCGTAGTTAAAATTTCCTTTGAGTAGGACACTTGCCAAATCAGCCATCTCAGAGATACACACATTCAAAAATTTGCATCATTGTTTTCTCTTTTTCTGCACAACTCTCAAAATTCCCACATGCTTGCTTCCTTTGATTTGAGTGAAAATACAGAGTAGTATATAATCTACAGTGTAACATATCAATATTCTGTTAATTGTGTGGAGTGAATAAAGCACCAACAACCTATGgataattttgaaaattgcaGAAATGATTTATCTCCTCTACCATCCAAACTGCTTACGATAGCTATACACATAGTCAGTTTTCTTAGTAAACTATTGAAACATCCTTCTTGGAAACCAACTGGAGAAATGAAGGGTTATAATGTAAAAACATTAGAAGTAACAAGTACACAACCAAGACAATCTAAAAGAGTTGTCATATActcaatagaacattcagcagacCATATGAAATCATGACgaaggtggctactatctgAGGGCAGCTACTATGAGCTTGTGTGGCAGTATATGGCCTGTAACATTTATACTGATTTCATATCATTGACCTTGGGAAGACATCCTTTATTTCTGGCATCCACTTGGATCCTCTCAAAAATGCTATTTCCTGACTCCTTTGCTTAGTTCTCCTTCAAACGTGTTATCAACACATACACAGATACAAGCCGTGGCCCTTATCTGAGTTATCACAATACAAGGTCGTGCTGCAACTACTATCCAGGGGCAACTATTATGTGAGCTGCGGCTATTACCCGATAAAATACGGTATTTGCAATTTGATAAAACTGACAAGCAAAGAAAGTCATtaaatcaactacaaactagcTTTGAGGCTTACACATGCAACCCAAAGAAAATTATCAATATTGCAAAACAGCTGTGTTGAATGTAAGGCACATGTTACTGTAGTCATTTTTTGCAATAATTTACACTACCTATTCATAAAGGCCTCACAGCTTGGCAATACTCTATAGTGTCAAaaatacatacactacacagGCAGTAATCTTACCACATAAAACAAAAGTTAAGATACTCCATGTATCCACCACACAATAGACAACGTGGCACCATCCACTCTTGCTGCATATCACCAGGCATGTCATCTACTAAGTAGATGTCTTCTGTTTTATATCGCTAAACAGAATGTAAAGTATGATGTAAATTCAATTTAGCACAATGTCACTGTAGATTACCTTCAAAAACTCTCCAAAAGTGCTGGAGTTACTGTTTCCCTTTCTGTCTTCTTTTTTGCCAACTTCAAATCCAATTGTCAAATCACCAAATGTTTTACTAGTAACATacacattttacaaaacaaagccTTTAATACCATGAAAGTCATCGGGCACAGCATATAACATACATAGTATAGTCATAGCTGGTGGAAATAGGGAAAGGGGGTGGCAGCATGCTTCCTCcctgaaattctctaataggaCAGCCAAAGCACTTGCTCTATATAAATTTACTTCCGACAGTGCATTACAAACATAACGCCTGTACTTTTTCTAGTGGACATTTTATCCCTAATGCAAAGTAAAGCCATGACTGAATTACAGATAAcctgtccactagtatatcaggctacttctcttgtttcactactacaTGCATTTAGCTAATCCCTTGTTTCATCATGCACTTTTTCTAATCCAACCTatattaaaattcttaatttttccttctacttgactgtttgtttacttttactatgactggtgaacaagTGCATCccacatcaaaaggaagaatggCATCTGCATACCAATGTCGAGTCTGAATGTACACCCCAACTACCAATTATTAACAAATAACAAAGTCCCATTAtactttgttttcagccatATTCAGGCTGCTACACAGCATTATAGATGAAGAACAGTAGAGAAACACCTCAGTAAATCCAGCCACTATAGAAAATATGAATTATAGTAGATAGGAAACCATACACACTATTACAAAATTGACAACTGTGGAAAGTGATAGGacacaaaagtaagtccatgattcGTGCACATAGGCACTGTGGTATgacaaaaggcaccagtcaggcGGAAGCACTATCTCATAGAGCCTTGAGTTACTGGTctaaggcatcagtcagtctgCAATAATCTACTACTTTTAATTAGTTGATTGCATTAGGAGTACATAAGGCCTTGTGAATCCTTGTGGAATGTGTCTAGCATTATCATTAAACATGCACCAAATATTGACCAGCTTGACTTCCTAAACACAAATTTGTATAGCTTTGGATGCCAAAtatagtacatacatgtacgtaGTGCTAACAGTTGACAGCATGCAATGTATGAGCATGGTTGTGTGTGCCACGTTGGAATCTCATCACAGTTCAGTGGCTTTTGTTCGACCCATCTGTAGTTGTGTACAACAAACTAATCAAACAGTAGAAAcaatgcatcatacagtatgatagtactgtatattagagttATGAAGTTTTGGGCTTTTCCTGGCCAAAACTATCACGGTATGCATAAAATTTTGGCAGAAAACTTAATTCCCTAATATAAGAGCAGTCAACGTAACGCAACAGTCAGAAAGCAATAATATGCCGTGATAAACTActgaaatcactctcatatATAATCTCAGAGAGTATATTTCCTGAGGGGGTATGCTCCCAGACCCCTTAAGTTGGCATATTTCACATGTCATGTGCATCACACCAAGAGTGTCAGAGTAGGTGCGACCAGCGAGACCACTTTTTGGCTGAGCTTTCATCCTTACATAGCCAAAACTAAAAGCAGTAAACATACAATATTTAGCATTTGTTTGATAGAAACAACATTTGTCTAACCCGTCTTTACCCAGAACACCCTGAGAACTGCTTCATGCCCACCAGGTCCGTACTAAagataattattgtttattCAGCATTCGTTTTGTACTTCTTTGTAGTTACTTTGGAAACATTCCTTACAGTCTACTTCTTTGTTAATGAATTCAAATGGTAGGGGTTAAAAGTTAAACGTCACGACAGAGGTGCTCTATGGTCAGTGTCCAGTTTTATCTCTAACACATTGAGATAGCTAGATTTGTGTTTGTAAGGATAAATGCTTGCACCtatacatccataaacaaattatACTTAGCTatgctatacaaaatcaaataacaATTACAGTAATGTCTGTTCAGCaatgttttaaaatcatcaacagaaggaaaatcaacaatagattggggaaATGAATTCTGGTCATTGATAACTCTGTTGCTAGATATTGTGTATGAATTGGTGTGATACTTGAAGAATTTGTTTGTGCGACCTCTTGTTgcagtagaagtggatggggtaaCTAAATGATTAT
Encoded here:
- the LOC136266295 gene encoding bifunctional peptidase and arginyl-hydroxylase JMJD5-like, whose protein sequence is MLRIAFALLTTLAVFVRNEDDPLPGHMQPIGSHRPPEESIEVRTSVPDPLEFYDKYMARHTPVLFKAALAGTPAVTLWNDEYLSKTFGDLTIGFEVGKKEDRKGNSNSSTFGEFLKRYKTEDIYLVDDMPGDMQQEWMVPRCLLCGGYMEYLNFCFMWFSNGGTKSVLHTDSYENLHCLASGIKEFVLIPPEFSDVIGPEHAELGYYCIDVEKVNMTSHPGMMKVPWYYVRVEPGDCLYLPCNWIHHVSSHGRNLGVNIWWSWFDFIRNKCPEDMSEVPDFLPLAQFQLQPEKQIVSVFVEIVREDGYVYAEDLAKVISKYNYSILHQVLEMLDPGCDGKLLVSKLTRDEIPQENYVNVKEFLDTLDASNKDGEPQEPENCFGGLIEEWPDDEGGKEFDWSNKREKYSGDHQVDIGEDDIQVPSVEDIAKFHRQYSGKKTSTKHNGAI